TGCGTTTCCCTACGCCCGGAACGTCCAGAATGGCATTACCCCGGTAGATGAAGAACAGGTTACGGGCTACAAAAGACAAACGAGCCATTTTGATAAAACCAGGCAGGTTTTTAAACTCATAGCCCAGGGTGAGTTCCCTCACTCTTACATTTGTTGCATGATACGTAAAAAATTCTCCCCACGAATAGTCTCCCTGCGCTACGGTTTGCCAGAATTTTTCGCTGTTGACTGCAACCGTATTGGCTGCGCCTTCGGCTGTTACACCATTTACAACCCATGAGCCCGCTTCGCGGAAATTTTCGGTGCTTGCAGCAGTTCCCGCATAGGCCATTTGCGCAGCTGTTCCGGAGGTAATCACCCCGCCAAATTTGCCGTCCACCAATACTCCTAATGACCAGCTTTTGTAGGCAAATGTGTTATTGAACCCTGCTGTAAATTTCGGGTTGTAGTTTCCCAGTTTCTCGATAGCATCGGTTTTTACCGGAACACCATTTTCATTGACCACATGTTTGCCATTCAAGGTTTTCCATTTGTAGCCATAAAGATCTCCAAATGAGCCTCCCTCTTTAATTAGCGGCGTAGCGGAACGGACGCTTGTTGAAGAACCCAGGTATAGCTGGCTCACACCTTCATACAATTCCACTACCTTATTTTTGTTCACGGCATAGTTGAGGCCGATGTTCCAGGTGAAATTTTTGCTTGTAACAGGTTTTGCAGAAAGTACCAGTTCAAAACCGGTGTTCTGAATATTACCCGCATTCACATTTAGGGTTGAATATCCCGAGGAAGCCGGTGAAGCAACTCTTAATAACTGATTTTTAGAGTTGGTTTTGTAATACGTGAAATCCAGGCCGAGACGGTTGTTGTAGAATCGCCATTCGGTACCTGCTTCAAAGGACTGGGTTAGTTCGGGTTTCAGGTCAGCAATGGCTTTGGTGTTGCTGCTGGCAATGTAACCTCCCAGGCCACCGCGGATATAGGTATACGTTTGCCCAAGCAGATAGGGGTCTGCGTCATTACCAACCTTGGTAACCGATGCCCGTACTTTTCCAAGGCTGATCCAGGTGGGAAGTTTCACCATTTCGGAGATAATGGCAGACAGTCCCACAGAAGGATAGAAGTAGGAATAGGGCGAAGGAAGCGTACTAGACCAGTCATTTCTGGCAGTCAGGTCCAGGAACAGATAATCTTTGAAAGATAACTGCGCCGTTCCGTAAACGGATTGTAACTCCCGTTTGGTAGTGGCCGTTTCAACTTTTAGGGTTGTAGCATAGCTAAGGTCATATTTGTTGGGGAAACCAAGTCCGTCGGCAGCATTTACACGATGGCGCATGCTTCTGTTTAATATAGAACCACCAATGTTATAGTTGATTTTTAGCTCAGGTGTAATGTTATTTGTACCTGTCAGGAGGATATCAGCATTTTTTTCAGATATAAAATCGTTACCTTCTGAATAGTATCCTCCTGGCTGCCGCGCATAGTTAACCGTATTGTTGGCATATTTCTGGCTGATAAAATCATTGTACCGGTCTGAGCTTACCCGTCCCTGGATATTGAGCCAGTCGGTTAGTTTGTACCTTAAAACCAATAAACCAGTAACCCTGCTGCGGTTTTCGTCGTGATGTGTATTGTTGATCGTCCAATAGGGATTCATATATACCGCATCCGGGCTTGTCCAGTAAGTAGGTGTTTCAACCCCCGTTGTATTTACATTTTTATAGGATTTCAGAGTTGCGGGATCAACGCTTCTCGGAATACGATAAATGTTGGCAACCACCATCCCGTCACCACCTACACCAGGTTTATTATAAATGTTCTGGATCATGTATGTAATCTTTCCATCGGCTGTGAGTCGGTCGGTGATATCATAACTCAGCCGGGCATTGAAAGTATTACGTGACAGGGAGTTGTGCGGTACTATCCCATTAATGTAATTGTTGGAGTAGGAAAGGTACGACTGTACTTTTTCAGATCCGCCGCTTACCCCGACCGAATTATTGGTCGACACTGCGGTGCGGAAGAAATCTTTGATATTATCAGGATAAGCCTGAAGATTCACCGTCGATCCCGCCCAGTTGGTAACGCTCTGGCCCGCAATTTTCGGACCCCAGCTTCCGCCGGTGATCGTGGAATAGATGCCGCCTGAACCCTGGGCATAGGAGTTCTGAAGGTTAGGTGTGGTAAATGCTTTGTCGAAGGTTACACCTGAGTTGAAATTGACATTCACCTTTCCGCTTTTTCCCTTTTTTGTTGTAATAATGATGACACCGTTTGCTGCACGGCTACCGTACAACGCAGCACCGGCTGCACCTTTTAATACGTTAATGGATTCAATATCATCCGGGTTGATACTTGACGCACCGTCACTGCCACTATGGCCACCAGC
This portion of the Dyadobacter sp. CECT 9275 genome encodes:
- a CDS encoding SusC/RagA family TonB-linked outer membrane protein, which codes for MKTQSKVLKINPKPSTGRRFTLAARLTALLLCAELVGSVAALPIGSRVFAQQTKQVTGRVVDKARVAVPGASVVAKGSNSGVMTDTEGKFSLSVPEGTNTLTISYIGMVTLEIEIGNKTTLGDISMTEDNVVLREVVVTALGIERTAKSLTYSTQRIGSEQINEVRDANFTNTLSGKIAGLTITPSANGPGGATRIVLRGNRSIQGSNNALIVVDGVAIDNSSPAGQVRYDAGGHSGSDGASSINPDDIESINVLKGAAGAALYGSRAANGVIIITTKKGKSGKVNVNFNSGVTFDKAFTTPNLQNSYAQGSGGIYSTITGGSWGPKIAGQSVTNWAGSTVNLQAYPDNIKDFFRTAVSTNNSVGVSGGSEKVQSYLSYSNNYINGIVPHNSLSRNTFNARLSYDITDRLTADGKITYMIQNIYNKPGVGGDGMVVANIYRIPRSVDPATLKSYKNVNTTGVETPTYWTSPDAVYMNPYWTINNTHHDENRSRVTGLLVLRYKLTDWLNIQGRVSSDRYNDFISQKYANNTVNYARQPGGYYSEGNDFISEKNADILLTGTNNITPELKINYNIGGSILNRSMRHRVNAADGLGFPNKYDLSYATTLKVETATTKRELQSVYGTAQLSFKDYLFLDLTARNDWSSTLPSPYSYFYPSVGLSAIISEMVKLPTWISLGKVRASVTKVGNDADPYLLGQTYTYIRGGLGGYIASSNTKAIADLKPELTQSFEAGTEWRFYNNRLGLDFTYYKTNSKNQLLRVASPASSGYSTLNVNAGNIQNTGFELVLSAKPVTSKNFTWNIGLNYAVNKNKVVELYEGVSQLYLGSSTSVRSATPLIKEGGSFGDLYGYKWKTLNGKHVVNENGVPVKTDAIEKLGNYNPKFTAGFNNTFAYKSWSLGVLVDGKFGGVITSGTAAQMAYAGTAASTENFREAGSWVVNGVTAEGAANTVAVNSEKFWQTVAQGDYSWGEFFTYHATNVRVRELTLGYEFKNLPGFIKMARLSFVARNLFFIYRGNAILDVPGVGKRKMDFDPEVSFGNSNYQGIEYYNLPSSRNIGLNLKLSF